The Primulina eburnea isolate SZY01 chromosome 13, ASM2296580v1, whole genome shotgun sequence genome includes a region encoding these proteins:
- the LOC140809831 gene encoding peptide methionine sulfoxide reductase B5-like: MGSHILRISPFASSRTLVVKPTSSISRFIPRSSNPITSFNRVHFTHFLFTKPLGYSVVSSGGFCVLSVNPSRRRFRGGVVAMAASGSVQKSEEEWRAVLSPEQFRILRQKGTEYPGTGIYDKFYEEGVYQCAGCGAPLYKSTTKFKSGCGWPAFFEGLPGAINRHPDPDGRRVEITCAACGGHLGHVFKGEGFRTPTDERHCVNSVSLKFTPGNSD; the protein is encoded by the exons ATGGGCTCCCATATCCTTAGAATATCGCCATTTGCATCTTCTAGAACGCTCGTTGTCAAACCCACCTCCTCCATCTCAAGATTTATACCAAGATCATCAAACCCAATCACCAGTTTCAACAGAGTCCACTTCACCCATTTTCTATTCACGAAGCCCCTTGGATATAGCGTCGTTTCATCTGGTGGATTTTGTGTCTTGAGTGTTAATCCCAGCAGGAGAAGGTTCCGAGGCGGGGTTGTGGCTATGGCGGCTTCTGGGTCTGTGCAGAAATCCGAGGAGGAGTGGCGTGCAGTTCTTTCGCCTGAGCAGTTTCGGATTCTTAGACAGAAAGGCACCGA GTATCCAGGTACTGGGATTTACGACAAGTTCTATGAAGAGGGTGTATACCAGTGTGCAGGATGTGGAGCACCCCTGTACAAGTCTACAACCAAATTTAAATCTGGTTGTGGTTGGCCAGCATTCTTCGAGGGTCTCCCTGGAGCCATAAATCGACAC CCTGATCCTGACGGAAGGAGGGTAGAAATCACATGCGCAGCTTGTGGGGGACACCTCGGGCATGTTTTCAAAGGCGAAGGGTTTCGTACTCCCACTGATGAACGCCATTGCGTCAATAGTGTGTCCCTAAAGTTCACTCCAGGGAATTCCGATTAG
- the LOC140809731 gene encoding glutamyl-tRNA reductase 2-like: MAVARGFPTSSFSNYCEADSEFRLKMDFCRNGLRIGNMPCVSVACFPRMIDDHLRLKHVISETGSFKVGPRCQVAPSRGTGSKPSGVSALELLKTSGASRYTRERSSIVVVGFNYLTAPIEIREKLSIPEAQWPQAIGELCSLNHIEEAAVLSTCNRMEIYVVALSQHRGIKEVTEWMSKISSVPVSELHKYRFLLYNKDAAQHLFEVASGLDSLVLGEGQILAQVKQVVRTGQGVPGFGRKISGLFKHAITVGKRVRTETNISTGSVSVSSAAVELAMMKLPEIPHTTARMLVVGAGKMGKLVIKHLAAKGCKKIVVINRTQDRVASICEELKDVEIVYKPLSELLASAAEADAVFTCTASETLLFSKDQVQMLPPVSSNIGGKKLFVDISIPRNVGSCVEDLENVQVYNVDDLKEVVASNKEDRLRKAMEAEAIIADEIKQFEAWKDSLQTVQTIKNIREYAENIRAPEVEKCLSKLGDNITKNQKKAIYDLSIGIVNQLLHGPMKHLRCDGADKRSLNEILENMNALNRIFRLDTDTRAKGTS, from the exons ATGGCGGTGGCGAGGGGATTCCCGACCTCTTCTTTTTCTAATTACTGTGAAGCTGATTCCGAATTTCGGTTGAAGATGGATTTTTGCAGGAATGGCTTGCGCATTGGGAATATGCCTTGTGTTTCCGTCGCTTGTTTTCCGCGGATGATCGATGATCATTTGAGGCTGAAACACGTGATTTCTGAAACGGGGTCCTTCAAAGTAGGCCCTAGATGTCAGGTTGCTCCTAGCCGAGGGACTGGATCCAAGCCGTCGGGTGTTTCGGCGTTGGAGCTCCTCAAGACATCTGGAGCCAGTC GTTATACAAGGGAAAGAAGCAGTATTGTGGTGGTGGGATTTAATTACCTTACAGCACCCATAGAGATACGTGAGAAGCTTTCTATTCCAGAAGCACAATGGCCTCAAGCTATTGGTGAACTTTGCTCATTAAATCATATAGAGGAAGCTGCTGTTCTTAGTACTTGTAACAGAATGGAAATTTATGTCGTGGCTCTTTCTCAACATCGCGGGATTAAAGAAGTTACTGAATGGATGTCTAAG ATTAGCTCGGTGCCAGTTTCAGAACTACACAAGTACAGATTTTTGCTTTACAATAAAGATGCTGCGCAACATCTGTTTGAAGTCGCTTCTGGCCTGGATTCCCTTGTCTTAGGTGAAGGTCAAATTCTTGCACAGGTTAAACAAGTTGTTAGAACGGGACAAGGAGTCCCTGGGTTTGGCCGTAAAATTAGTGGGCTTTTTAAGCATGCCATAACTGTTGGAAAACGTGTTAGAACCGAGACCAATATTTCCACAGGGTCGGTATCAGTTAGTTCAGCAGCAGTGGAGCTTGCGATGATGAAACTTCCGGAAATTCCACATACCACCGCCAGAATGTTGGTTGTTGGTGCTGGCAAGATGGGGAAGCTTGTGATCAAGCACTTGGCTGCAAAAGGATGCAAGAAAATAGTCGTCATCAACAGAACACAGGACAGAGTTGCCTCTATCTGTGAAGAACTCAAAGATGTTGAAATAGTATATAAGCCCCTCTCGGAATTGTTAGCATCTGCTGCAGAAGCTGATGCAGTTTTCACATGCACTGCTTCAGAAACGCTCCTCTTTTCGAAAGATCAAGTCCAGATGCTTCCCCCTGTGAGCTCTAACATTGGAGGGAAAAAGCTATTCGTCGACATTTCTATTCCTCGGAATGTGGGGTCATGCGTTGAGGATCTTGAAAATGTTCAAGTTTATAATGTGGATGATTTAAAGGAAGTAGTGGCATCCAACAAGGAGGACCGATTGCGGAAAGCCATGGAAGCAGAGGCAATCATCGCAGATGAAATCAAACAATTTGAAGCATGGAAAGACTCCCTTCAGACCGTTCAAACCATCAAGAATATTAGGGAGTACGCAGAAAATATCAGGGCTCCCGAGGTAGAAAAGTGCCTGTCAAAACTGGGAGACAACATCACGAAGAACCAGAAGAAAGCTATTTATGATCTTAGCATAGGAATTGTGAACCAGCTCCTCCATGGTCCAATGAAACACCTGCGCTGTGACGGAGCTGATAAACGGAGTTTGAATGAAATACTGGAAAACATGAATGCCCTTAACAGAATATTCAGACTGGATACAGATACTAGAGCCAAAGGTACGAGCTAG